Within uncultured Methanoregula sp., the genomic segment AAAAGATGGGAGAGTCCGTGGAAATCCGGAAAGTGGATGTGGACCAGCATATGGATCTCGCGGAAAAATACGGCATCCGCGTTGTCCCGACCCTGATCATTGAGAAGGACGGGAAGATCGTCCAGTCAATGGAAGGTGTCACGGATGCAGCCACCCTTGAAAAAATCCTCAAGCCGCTGGTGGGATAAGTGAAGATAGGAAT encodes:
- the trxA gene encoding thioredoxin is translated as MSKPVLFDFFATWCGPCRLQTPILEELEKKMGESVEIRKVDVDQHMDLAEKYGIRVVPTLIIEKDGKIVQSMEGVTDAATLEKILKPLVG